A window of Solanum stenotomum isolate F172 chromosome 3, ASM1918654v1, whole genome shotgun sequence contains these coding sequences:
- the LOC125859071 gene encoding uncharacterized protein LOC125859071, which translates to MTTIRANVRRNGEDNVDQEVPHQAPIHHLEEKVTNEKFRFGVQMLAQVGIETLEFYGSKIEEDPQEFIDKVSKVLDFVGATPVEKAELDSYQLNGVAQVWFNQWKDTRPIGMGPIEWERFKSAFLDRNRQRSSGQDYSNVPKYNDDRVSSPKSQGISNESLWPFRARFDRRHVGKCLAGSNVCFGCGELVHKIRHCPTVARNEGNSRRRSQPYLSSGPICSGVNAPKQIRFYAL; encoded by the exons ATGACCACTATAAGGGCTAACGTTAGAAGGAATGGGGAAGACAATGTGGATCAAGAAGTTCCTCATCAAGCTCCAATTCACCATTTGGAAGAGAAAGTAACAAATGAGAAGTTTAGGTTTGGTGTTCAAATGTTGGCTCAGGTTGGGATAGAAACTCTGGAATTTTATGGGTCAAAAAtagaggaagatcctcaagagtttatagATAAAGTCTCTAAGGTGTTGGACTTTGTGGGAGCGACTCCGGTAGAGAAGGCGGAGTTGGATTCTTACCAACTCAATGgggttgctcaagtttggtttaATCAGTGGAAAGATACTAGACCGATAGGAATgggtcccatagagtgggaaAGGTTCAAGAGTGCTTTTCTAGACAG GAATCGACAAAGGTCTTCTGGACAAGATTACTCCAATGTTCCTAAGTATAATGATGATAGGGTGTCTAGTCCTAAATCGCAAGGAATTAGTAATGAGTCCCTATGGCCTTTTCGTGCTAGGTTTGATAGGAGACATGTGGGTAAATGCCTAGCGGGTTCCAATGTTTGCTTCGGTTGTGGTGAGTTAGTCCATAAGATAAGGCATTGCCCTACGGTTGCTAGAAATGAAGGGAATAGTCGTCGTAGGTCTCAACCTTACCTTTCATCTGGTCCAATTTGTTCTGGTGTGAATGCCCCAAAGCAAATTAGGTTCTATGCTCTCTAA